GCAGTGATAGAGCGTGATCACGCGGGCTCTAGTCGGCATAGACGGCGGCGCGCTTCTGCATGTTCGACATTACCGCCTCGACCTGGTTGGGCGAGCCGATCAAGGCGCCCTGTTCCTGGCTCTCGGCCAGCAGGATGGCGTGCTGGTCGGCGTCGTGGGCCATGTCCAGCAAGCGCTTGGAGCCCTTGATGGCGTCCGGGTTCTTCGCGGCGATCTCGGCGGCCAGCGCCAGGGCCTCGGCGCGGGGGTCGGCGCAGACGCGGGTGGCGAAGCCCATCTGCAGGGCCTCCTCGCCGTTGAAGATGCGGCCGGTATAGGTCAGCTCCCGGACCACGTCGTCGCGCACCAGGCGCTTCATCAAGACCACGCCGCCCATGTCGGGGACCAGGCCCCACTTGATCTCCATCACCGCCATGCGGGTGTCGGCGGTGACGAAGCGCAGGTCGGCGCCCAGCGCCAGCTGGAAGCCGCCGCCGAAGGCCACGCCGTGGATGGCGGCGATCACCGGCACGGTCTGCTCGCGCCAGACCATCACCGCGTGCTGGGCGCGGTTGGAGCCGCCCGGGGTCCGCTTCGGGGTCAGCAGGGCCTCGCCGGTGGAGGACTGGCCGCCCGAGCGCTCACCCGAGGCCATCTTGCCGAAATTGCCCATGTCGAGGCCGGCGCAGAAGGCCTTGCCCTCGCCGGACAGCACGATGGCGCGGACGCCCGGCCGCGTCTTCAGCTCCTCGCCCGTGTCGATCAGGGCC
The sequence above is drawn from the Phenylobacterium glaciei genome and encodes:
- a CDS encoding crotonase/enoyl-CoA hydratase family protein, producing the protein MEERIKVDLKDGVADVRLVRVDKMNALDDHMFQALIDTGEELKTRPGVRAIVLSGEGKAFCAGLDMGNFGKMASGERSGGQSSTGEALLTPKRTPGGSNRAQHAVMVWREQTVPVIAAIHGVAFGGGFQLALGADLRFVTADTRMAVMEIKWGLVPDMGGVVLMKRLVRDDVVRELTYTGRIFNGEEALQMGFATRVCADPRAEALALAAEIAAKNPDAIKGSKRLLDMAHDADQHAILLAESQEQGALIGSPNQVEAVMSNMQKRAAVYAD